A genomic segment from Streptosporangium roseum DSM 43021 encodes:
- the pyk gene encoding pyruvate kinase codes for MTRRAKIVCTLGPATSSPERLRELIAAGMDVARFNLSHGSHELHKEVYDRVREAAAELGRGVGVLADLQGPKIRVGKFEEGPVRLGFGDVFTVTTEEVPGDREQVSTTYLGLPNDVRPGDSILVDDGRVHLEVTRVDGPRVTTRVIIGGMISDNKGLNLPGVNVSAPALTDKDETDLRWALRTGFDLIALSFVRRPSDADVVRNIMEQEAVRLPLLAKIEKPQAVERLPEIIEAFDGIMVARGDLGVELPLEEVPIVQKRAIELCREKARPVIVATQMLDSMISSPRPTRAEASDVAYAVMDGADAVMLSGETSVGNYPIESVQTMSRIATTAEKTSLQATHSLDRLPETTGGAIARAAAEVGAIVGAKALVAFTMSGETARRLARYRSPIPLLAFTSSPHVRCQLALTWGVETFEVPFVHHTDDMVRQVEASLLANARLEKGDKVVIVAGSPPGTAGSTNALRVHTIGSAVSHPA; via the coding sequence GTGGCCCGTTTCAACCTCAGCCATGGCAGCCACGAGCTGCACAAGGAGGTCTACGACAGGGTGAGGGAGGCCGCCGCCGAGCTCGGCCGCGGCGTAGGCGTGCTGGCCGACCTGCAGGGCCCCAAGATCCGGGTGGGCAAGTTCGAGGAGGGGCCGGTCCGTCTCGGCTTCGGTGACGTCTTCACCGTCACCACCGAGGAGGTCCCCGGGGACCGGGAGCAGGTCTCCACGACCTACCTCGGCCTGCCCAACGACGTCCGCCCGGGCGACAGCATCCTCGTCGACGACGGCCGCGTCCACCTGGAGGTGACCAGGGTCGACGGCCCGCGCGTCACCACCCGGGTGATCATCGGCGGCATGATCTCCGACAACAAGGGCCTCAACCTGCCCGGCGTCAACGTCAGCGCGCCCGCCCTCACCGACAAGGACGAGACCGACCTCCGCTGGGCCCTGCGCACCGGGTTCGACCTCATCGCGCTCTCCTTCGTCCGCCGTCCCTCCGATGCCGACGTGGTGCGCAACATCATGGAGCAGGAGGCCGTCCGCCTCCCGCTGCTCGCCAAGATCGAGAAGCCGCAGGCCGTGGAGCGGCTGCCCGAGATCATCGAGGCCTTCGACGGCATCATGGTCGCCCGCGGCGACCTCGGCGTCGAGCTGCCCCTCGAAGAGGTGCCGATCGTCCAGAAGCGCGCCATCGAGCTCTGCCGCGAGAAGGCCCGCCCGGTCATCGTCGCCACCCAGATGCTCGACTCGATGATCAGCTCACCGCGCCCCACCCGGGCCGAGGCCTCCGACGTCGCCTACGCGGTCATGGACGGCGCCGACGCGGTCATGCTCTCCGGCGAGACCTCGGTCGGCAACTACCCCATCGAGTCCGTGCAGACCATGAGCCGCATCGCGACCACCGCGGAGAAGACCTCGCTGCAGGCCACCCACAGCCTGGACCGGCTGCCGGAGACCACCGGCGGGGCCATCGCCCGTGCCGCCGCCGAGGTCGGCGCCATCGTCGGGGCCAAGGCCCTGGTCGCGTTCACCATGTCCGGTGAGACCGCCCGCCGCCTGGCGCGCTACCGCTCGCCGATCCCGCTGCTGGCCTTCACCTCCTCCCCGCACGTCCGCTGCCAGCTCGCGCTGACGTGGGGTGTGGAGACCTTCGAGGTGCCGTTCGTCCACCACACCGACGACATGGTCCGCCAGGTCGAGGCCTCCCTGCTGGCCAACGCGCGGCTGGAGAAGGGCGACAAGGTCGTCATCGTCGCCGGCTCGCCTCCCGGCACCGCCGGTTCCACCAACGCCCTGCGCGTCCACACCATCGGCTCGGCGGTCTCCCACCCCGCCTGA